The following proteins are co-located in the Myxocyprinus asiaticus isolate MX2 ecotype Aquarium Trade chromosome 44, UBuf_Myxa_2, whole genome shotgun sequence genome:
- the LOC127434437 gene encoding tRNA pseudouridine(38/39) synthase-like, protein MAEEAILARVKALGEEVERLKEQLKPEKYGAGVGEGAKTSLNLHSEPIESQQGEESRSKGKKRGANRAFDFFAHPRRHVALRLAYLGWQYQGFAVQENTDNTVEARLFEALLKTKLIQDRQTSNYHRCGRTDKGVSAFSQVISIDLRSSQFGGGLGVTVPPGVEAKGKGVSEELPYVKMLNRVLPQDIRILQWAPVETGFSARFDCQSRTYRYYFPCGDLNVEVMAEAAKQYEGTHDFRNLCMMDVGNGVLQFQRTILSATVQPAQLNPICPNDPHQLFVFQVKGLAFLYHQVRCMMALLLLIGQKLEAPEIIDQLLDVEKNPRKPQYSMAVDYPLVLYDCHFEGVNWRTEPEEESHVLNSLHQHWVQTSVKTQVLLGMIQGLQNTATGETSSSLQCWLMEGSRQKKYQPLLERPRCESLESRIQHFVKRGRLEQEEGENGEETTVLRGKRSKLSHPTTTN, encoded by the exons ATGGCAGAGGAAGCCATACTAGCTCGTGTCAAGGCTTTGGGAGAAGAGGTGGAGAGATTGAAAGAGCAACTGAAACCAGAGAAATATGGAGCTGGGGTTGGAGAGGGGGCCAAAACATCACTCAATCTCCATTCAGAGCCCATAGAAAGTCAGCAAGGTGAAGAAAGTAGAAGCAAAGGAAAGAAACGAGGGGCAAACAGGGCCTTTGATTTCTTTGCCCACCCTCGCCGGCATGTGGCCCTGCGGCTGGCATATCTCGGCTGGCAGTATCAGGGCTTTGCTGTCCAGGAAAACACAGACAACACTGTGGAAGCCCGACTGTTTGAGGCACTGCTAAAAACTAAACTGATACAAGACAGACAGACTTCCAACTATCACCGCTGTGGCCGAACGGATAAAGGTGTCAGTGCTTTCTCTCAG GTTATATCCATTGACCTGCGTTCCTCACAGTTTGGAGGGGGTTTAGGTGTGACTGTGCCTCCTGGCGTGGAGGCCAAAGGCAAAGGTGTCTCTGAAGAATTACCCTATGTGAAGATGCTAAACAGGGTCCTGCCTCAGGACATTAGGATACTGCAATGGGCTCCTGTAGAGACTGGCTTCAGTGCGCGCTTTGACTGTCAGTCCAGAACCTACAGATACTACTTTCCTTGTGGAGACCTGAATGTGGAAGTCATGGCTGAGGCCGCCAAACA GTATGAGGGCACACATGACTTCAGAAACTTGTGTATGATGGACGTGGGCAATGGAGTCTTACAGTTTCAAAGAACCATCCTGTCTGCCACCGTTCAGCCAGCCCAACTCAACCCCATCTGCCCTAATGACCCTCACCAGCTCTTTGTGTTCCAGGTCAAGGGTCTTGCTTTCCTATATCACCAG GTTCGCTGCATGATGGCTTTGCTGCTTCTTATTGGACAGAAgcttgaagctccagaaatcattGATCAACTGCTTGATGTGGAGAAAAACCCAAGGAAACCTCAATATAG TATGGCGGTGGATTACCCTCTGGTGCTATATGACTGTCATTTCGAGGGTGTGAACTGGAGGACTGAACCTGAGGAGGAGAGCCACGTTCTGAACTCTCTGCACCAACACTGGGTTCAGACCTCAGTCAAGACCCAAGTTCTGCTCGGCATGATTCAAGGCCTTCAGAACACAGCCACAG gtGAGACATCGTCCTCTCTGCAATGTTGGCTAATGGAAGGTTCCAGACAGAAAAAGTACCAGCCACTTCTGGAGCGGCCGCGCTGTGAGAGTTTGGAGTCCAGGATCCAGCACTTTGTGAAGAGAGGAAGACTGGAACAAGAGGAAGGAGAGAATGGGGAGGAGACCACCGTGTTAAGGGGGAAACGATCAAAACTTTCCCACCCGACAACAACAAACTAA